The proteins below come from a single Danio aesculapii chromosome 23, fDanAes4.1, whole genome shotgun sequence genomic window:
- the pfkfb1 gene encoding 6-phosphofructo-2-kinase/fructose-2,6-bisphosphatase 1 isoform X2, which yields MDALPKEFKRRTRCDSAASRPQFTNCPTMIVMVGLPARGKTYISKKLTRYLNWIGVPTQVFNLGQYRREVVQTYKNYEFFRPDNEEAMTIRRSCAASALKDIGNYFAKEQGQVAVFDATNTTRDRRGVIISFAKERGYKVFFIESICDDPEIIEANIMQVKLSSPDYENYDKEEALVDFLKRIDCYKVSYVPLDDEKDSHLSYIKIFNVGSRYLVNRVQDHIQSRIVYYLMNIHVTPRSIYLSRHGESELNLLGRIGGDSGLSSQGQKYAKALSEFIRGQSIKDLKVWTSHMKRTIQTAEALGVPYEQWKALNEIDAGVCEEMTYEEIQEAHPEEFALRDQDKYRYRYPKGESYEDLVHRLEPVIMELERQENVLVICHQAVMRCLLAYFLDKSAESLPYLKCPLHTVLKLTPLAYGCKVESFYLNIQAVNTHRDKPTNVKITRQPEEALTTVPEHL from the exons ATGGACGCGCTTCCGAAGGAATTCAAGAGACGAACCCGCTGTGACAGTGCCG CTTCACGGCCCCAGTTTACAAACTGTCCCACAATGATTGTGATGGTTGGACTACCAGCGAGGGGAAAGACCTACATCTCCAAAAAGTTGACCCGGTATCTAAATTGGATTGGAGTCCCAACTCAAG TCTTTAATTTGGGTCAGTATCGAAGAGAAGTTGTGCAGACATACAAGAACTATGAATTTTTCCGTCCGGACAATGAGGAGGCCATGACAATCCGCAG ATCCTGTGCCGCAAGTGCTCTCAAGGACATCGGCAATTACTTTGCCAAGGAGCAGGGACAAGTAGCA GTGTTTGATGCTACCAACACTACAAGGGACAGAAGAGGGGTCATCATCAGTTTTGCAAAGGAAAGGGGCTACAAG GTCTTTTTCATTGAGTCGATTTGTGACGACCCAGAAATTATCGAGGCAAATATAATG CAAGTAAAACTGAGCAGCCCAGATTATGAAAACTACGACAAAGAAGAAGCGTTGGTGGACTTTCTGAAGCGCATTGATTGTTACAAAGTTTCATATGTGCCCCTGGATGATGAAAAAGACAG TCACCTTTCCTACATTAAGATCTTCAATGTGGGATCCAGGTACCTCGTGAACCGGGTTCAGGATCATATTCAGAGTCGTATAGTGTATTACCTCATGAACATCCATGTCACACCGCGATCCATTTACCTCAGCCGCCATGGAGAGAGTGAGCTCAACCTGCTGGGAAGAATTGGTGGAGACTCAGGCCTCTCTTCACAAGGCCAGAAG TATGCTAAGGCCCTCTCAGAGTTCATCAGGGGTCAATCCATCAAGGACCTGAAGGTGTGGACGAGCCACATGAAAAGAACCATACAGACAGCAGAGGCATTGGGCGTCCCATATGAACAGTGGAAGGCACTGAATGAAATCGATGCT GGTGTTTGTGAGGAAATGACATACGAGGAGATTCAGGAAGCCCATCCTGAAGAGTTTGCCTTAAGAGACCAGGATAAGTACCGTTACCGATATCCAAAGGGTGAG TCATATGAGGACCTGGTGCACCGTCTAGAGCCAGTCATAATGGAGCTTGAGAGACAGGAGAATGTGCTGGTCATCTGCCATCAGGCAGTCATGCGTTGTCTGCTGGCCTACTTTCTGGACAAAAGTGCAG AGAGTCTTCCATATCTGAAGTGTCCTCTGCACACTGTTCTCAAACTGACTCCATTAGCTTATG GATGTAAAGTGGAGTCCTTCTATTTAAACATCCAAGCGGTGAACACTCACAGAGACAAACCCACT aATGTGAAAATCACAAGACAACCAGAGGAAGCTCTCACGACTGTACCTGAACATCtataa
- the pfkfb1 gene encoding 6-phosphofructo-2-kinase/fructose-2,6-bisphosphatase 1 isoform X1 translates to MSTQQKELTQTPLLKIWVPWMSGSLGQRRGSSRPQFTNCPTMIVMVGLPARGKTYISKKLTRYLNWIGVPTQVFNLGQYRREVVQTYKNYEFFRPDNEEAMTIRRSCAASALKDIGNYFAKEQGQVAVFDATNTTRDRRGVIISFAKERGYKVFFIESICDDPEIIEANIMQVKLSSPDYENYDKEEALVDFLKRIDCYKVSYVPLDDEKDSHLSYIKIFNVGSRYLVNRVQDHIQSRIVYYLMNIHVTPRSIYLSRHGESELNLLGRIGGDSGLSSQGQKYAKALSEFIRGQSIKDLKVWTSHMKRTIQTAEALGVPYEQWKALNEIDAGVCEEMTYEEIQEAHPEEFALRDQDKYRYRYPKGESYEDLVHRLEPVIMELERQENVLVICHQAVMRCLLAYFLDKSAESLPYLKCPLHTVLKLTPLAYGCKVESFYLNIQAVNTHRDKPTNVKITRQPEEALTTVPEHL, encoded by the exons ATGTCCACCCAACAGAAGGAGCTCACACAGACACCTTTGCTCAAGATATGGGTTCCCTGGATGAGTGGTTCACTAGGCCAGAGGAGAGGCT CTTCACGGCCCCAGTTTACAAACTGTCCCACAATGATTGTGATGGTTGGACTACCAGCGAGGGGAAAGACCTACATCTCCAAAAAGTTGACCCGGTATCTAAATTGGATTGGAGTCCCAACTCAAG TCTTTAATTTGGGTCAGTATCGAAGAGAAGTTGTGCAGACATACAAGAACTATGAATTTTTCCGTCCGGACAATGAGGAGGCCATGACAATCCGCAG ATCCTGTGCCGCAAGTGCTCTCAAGGACATCGGCAATTACTTTGCCAAGGAGCAGGGACAAGTAGCA GTGTTTGATGCTACCAACACTACAAGGGACAGAAGAGGGGTCATCATCAGTTTTGCAAAGGAAAGGGGCTACAAG GTCTTTTTCATTGAGTCGATTTGTGACGACCCAGAAATTATCGAGGCAAATATAATG CAAGTAAAACTGAGCAGCCCAGATTATGAAAACTACGACAAAGAAGAAGCGTTGGTGGACTTTCTGAAGCGCATTGATTGTTACAAAGTTTCATATGTGCCCCTGGATGATGAAAAAGACAG TCACCTTTCCTACATTAAGATCTTCAATGTGGGATCCAGGTACCTCGTGAACCGGGTTCAGGATCATATTCAGAGTCGTATAGTGTATTACCTCATGAACATCCATGTCACACCGCGATCCATTTACCTCAGCCGCCATGGAGAGAGTGAGCTCAACCTGCTGGGAAGAATTGGTGGAGACTCAGGCCTCTCTTCACAAGGCCAGAAG TATGCTAAGGCCCTCTCAGAGTTCATCAGGGGTCAATCCATCAAGGACCTGAAGGTGTGGACGAGCCACATGAAAAGAACCATACAGACAGCAGAGGCATTGGGCGTCCCATATGAACAGTGGAAGGCACTGAATGAAATCGATGCT GGTGTTTGTGAGGAAATGACATACGAGGAGATTCAGGAAGCCCATCCTGAAGAGTTTGCCTTAAGAGACCAGGATAAGTACCGTTACCGATATCCAAAGGGTGAG TCATATGAGGACCTGGTGCACCGTCTAGAGCCAGTCATAATGGAGCTTGAGAGACAGGAGAATGTGCTGGTCATCTGCCATCAGGCAGTCATGCGTTGTCTGCTGGCCTACTTTCTGGACAAAAGTGCAG AGAGTCTTCCATATCTGAAGTGTCCTCTGCACACTGTTCTCAAACTGACTCCATTAGCTTATG GATGTAAAGTGGAGTCCTTCTATTTAAACATCCAAGCGGTGAACACTCACAGAGACAAACCCACT aATGTGAAAATCACAAGACAACCAGAGGAAGCTCTCACGACTGTACCTGAACATCtataa